ACGAGTGCCTCGACCGCCGCCTGAAAGGCACCGCGGCCCGGACACCATGTCTATATTATTCATACGTGTTAGTGTGTCTCGAGATATGTGTGTTCCCCTCCTACAGCAGGCACGGCCTGCCGGAGAGAAATATGTATGCGATCGCGCCGGCCATGGCTGCCGACTCCCCTCGGCAGCCACGGCTTCACACGTGGCCGCTGGATCACCCCCCTCGCGTGCCGTGTCCGGTCCGCTCAGGGCCGTGCTCCTCAGTGGCCGGCGTCGAACGGCGGCAGGTCGGCGGCGTTCCTGGCCCGCATGCCGTCGAACGCCAGGCTGAGGTAGCGCCGCCACAGCTGTGGATGCGAGGACCGCAGGGGGGCGGCGGTCTGGTAGATGCCGCTGACCAGCAGCATGACGTCCTGACCGGTGATGTCGCGGCGAATGGCGCCCTGCCGACGGGCCCGGTCGGCCAGGGCGTCGGCGATGGCCTCGAGCCGCTCGGTCCCGGCTCGAATGGCCGGCTGGTCGTGCGCGATACCGGCCGCGACCTCACAGAAGGCGCGGTCGCGGGCCTGGACTTCGATGATCGCGGTCATGAAGTCGCGCAGCGCCTCGCCGGCGTCAGCGGCCTGCTCGAGCCGCTCACCGGTGTCGACGAGTGTGTCGGTGTTCTCGCAGACGATGGCGGCGACCAGGTCCTCCTTCGTCGCGTAGTGGCGGAACACGGTGCCTTTCGCGATCCCGGCCCGTTCCGCGATCTGCGCGATGGAGACGCTGGTCCCCTCTTCGGCGAAGGCCGACGCGGCCGCTTCGCGCAACAGTTTCCGTGAGCGCACGGCATCGCTGCGCAGTGGTCGGTCCGCCGTGGGGTTCGTCATCTCACTCTCCTCTCCGTACGGAACCGTACACCAATGTGACCGCATGGTCAGATTTGCGTAGACTGAAGCTGACCACCTGGTCATGTTTGCCTCGGGTTGCACGCATGACCTGCTCCCGGGGTGTCGGGGAATAACGTGACCGGCCGGTCATCTTATGGTCTACAGTGAACATGACCG
The nucleotide sequence above comes from Streptomyces sp. NL15-2K. Encoded proteins:
- a CDS encoding TetR/AcrR family transcriptional regulator — translated: MTNPTADRPLRSDAVRSRKLLREAAASAFAEEGTSVSIAQIAERAGIAKGTVFRHYATKEDLVAAIVCENTDTLVDTGERLEQAADAGEALRDFMTAIIEVQARDRAFCEVAAGIAHDQPAIRAGTERLEAIADALADRARRQGAIRRDITGQDVMLLVSGIYQTAAPLRSSHPQLWRRYLSLAFDGMRARNAADLPPFDAGH